The Misgurnus anguillicaudatus chromosome 23, ASM2758022v2, whole genome shotgun sequence sequence tttgtAGCATCTCGCTGCGTCTGTGGCCAGGGCTTTTTTACCTTCTCTCCTCATCCATGTGTTTGTGCTCCCTTTTAATTGCACAATTGTAGCCAAAGAGGCAGTGCGTGGCTGACTTTTGGAAATgtagcattttgaagtagactctgtctgactaagcttgcgctatttaacgTGCACATCTGGTGTGTGATACCTGCGAGTTGTCCTTCACAGGACGCAGTGCATAAGAACATGTTAAATAATCATAACACAAGCGCACCGTATCtttattataacatttatttaaccaCGACAATGACACGCCTTTTAGACTATGCGCTTTAGACAAGATCATTAATCATTAATTagatcatttaattttttttttgatcatTAAAATGGGGACCTGGATATTCATCATGACTATTGCAATATTAAGCTCAGCAGTGCTCTCACGTCAAGTTTACacagtaaaacatatttaacttTAAGCGACATGTTGCGTTGATTAATACattgtcatggtcctgtcttcAGGTCATACCCTGTGTCTCAATCTATTCCCTTTAATATTCAGATGTCAAAGGGCAGGAGGAATCACAGCTCAGTAATGTAGATTGAACAAGTTTTGTTCAACTTGAAATTTCACTTGAATTTCACAATAAGAAACAACTTAtctttttaggtgttaccaactgaagttatttttaagttgatctaACTGTTTACTTTTTACATTGTAACAGTAAAGTCAGatgtatgatgagatgttgtgttacctcttacagtacatgaatactcttgtagctcctcactgttgattgagtccaggtacaacttgtttaataatgtcaatccatctgttacctgttgtccattcttataccagatgtaagtatgtttgttatccagagtgcatccggttgaacagcttaatatcactttttctccatctatcacagGGTCTGGGCTGCTTCTTACATGTGTATCTGAAATTTCATATAACAGAGTTCACATAAACTAATTTTCAAAGCTGGGCCTCATATTTTTGATTTAGCTTAATTGATAAAGAATTAACTAAACCTCTAATCACAGTCGTGCTGATATCAGACTCCTACACGAGCTATAATGCTTCAGTATAATGAGTGCTGCACTACAGAGAGTTTATTATGAGCAGTTACCTGTAACAGTAAGATAGACTCCAGGAGAACCAGAAACTACATCTGATGTGTTAGTGATGAACCTGAACTGATAATCTCCAGAATCACTCGTGTTGACGTCTTTGATTCTCAGTGTGTTTCCCACAAACTCCACACGACCAGCAAACTGATGAACCTCACGCAGATCTCCAAGTTCCCCATGAAGAAAATTATAATAATGCCAGTATGTTTTCTCTACTGTATatccagtgggatgtgagtatgaagagtgaatatttactgttgatcccactaaagcacaaactgttctagaggtgtaagtcacaccccaacagctactgttagaaagacctgaaagagtcacaaaatactgctgtaacattcacaatcaattacaaacacactcatactgtatatgaatcaacaagaaaactgcTAAATTTGTTcttccattttaatttaaatattttataaatgtcaaactcacacacagatgaagagggtgatgaaaaagacacagagcagaaataactgTTAGTGTTTCCACTGGATGACACAAATATGTTTTGGTTATATGTTGAATGTTGTCCATTCTTGTACCAGAAGTAATCATTTTCAGATGTTTTTGGGCAGGAGGAATCACAGCTCAGTTTTACTCGCTGTCCTGTAGATTCAGGAGTCATCTTTACCTGTACACCTAAATAATCAAAACCTTAcattagatgagaaatgaaaagagtttaactggactgatgagaatgtaaatgtacctgaaactgttagattgactgtgactgagctgagatgtttaactccatccttcataatgaacatgagctgatattctccactgtctctctctctcagatctATTATTGTGAGATATGAGTGATCTTCAGTGATCATCTGATCCACtcgtcctgagtaatctgaatctaaagtcaaatcttcaggttcatctttgtttctccagtttgttctctgtttctgactgaaccagaacccagttttgatgttgatgtttgagtaATCGCACCTCACACTCATCCATGTCCGCCTCGCACCACAAATATTCAGTTTATCACAGGTTACATTAAAGTTATCCAATGTTAGGGACCCTGAAGAAGTAACCGTAACcgtaacattaataatatttgaagagttttgttgcaaaatgagataaccaccgtttttttaattgttcagaaatctcgttttttggttgtgcattccaattaatttcaattcaactgcagctGGTTTGTTTGGATTTAAACCTTCatgacttaaaaaatacagctaagtagcacaataaaaaaaaataataaaatgataacataataataaacatgtttttttaaaaaaatggatttatctcgttttgcaacgaaactcttcatttgtagatTATCTGTATTTAACTTCATTAAAATTACAAAGCAAGATGAGAGATTCAGACAGTCCTGTAAGGATATTAACTCAGATTCATCAATTTTGTTCTCAAACACAAATCTCTTCAGTTTTAAATACACAAActcactttaaacattttagagaCTGATCCAAATGGAGAATCCAGCCTTTGGAGTACAGCGATGTAAATTAAATGAGACAAAACTAGTTTAAAATCTGACatacttttaacaaatatataatgaattgaagtatttcagtataataacaaaactgtgtttcataccttgaatgtgtaaGAGCAGgatcagtgatgagagtctgaaGTTCATGATTTCTCTTTGTAGAAACTCACATATACCAGCTACAAAACATTAAAGAAGAACTTTTCTTATTGCTGATAAAAACACAATGTTAGTTCGACTGTGACtttctcaatcggatgcaaaaatacgtCGTGCACATGCGCAAAACATTGCGCTCCAAGTTCACGTATTATATTTATGAatctcgtcacagaaacacgcaacAACAGCATTAATGGAGTCACACGCTGTACTAAATTCTGCAGCGTTTGTTTatgattttaaaacattaggctacttaaagcaataaaatagcgttgtgacttttgaaaagtgtgttttcattacctatatcggaaaacttcttaagaacaattCCAACTCAGTTTTGACTTTTATACAGAGTATAAAAGCGTGAACTCCAACGAGAGATGCTGTCGCGAGCgtagcgttgccaagtcctctgcttttttcgagtttagatttgggatactgtttaaactgtttccaccagttgttgtttttctgcgggttaaagattaaatgatttcgttgataagttattggtatttgggctgtgaatagtcattgggatgcttttgggctagtttcgAACGTCCAGTCGGATCGTTTTGAAACGTGagtctggcaaccctggctgtgcgcttgcgcagacTTTCCGTTCGgattttaaataatgtaaacgaacatttaaatcagattgcaatgtttagggtgcatgtacaCTGTATCGTCGTAACCTTTAATCGTGTTAAACGTCGTCGGATTGACAGAATTTTGTAAACACTCATTTTATAAACTAatgtagggaatagtgaatgaaTTGTATAGGGAGTTATTTCATACACCGCCCTAGACATTTcttaatacagtttaaaacacagacaaacatcAAACTTTTTAGAATAGCAGATGCAACAACAGATTGTGACTACATTTACCTTCATGTTTACCTTAGTAGAGGTTATAGCCAGCTTATGAAGTTagttttaaatttatgttttctgtaaattacagagaaaatattattttcattctATAATCAAATAGCCTTGGAAAAAAATACCCACTTGCATGGACAGATGAACCTTGACAACACTATATCTTCCTTTAGTGGTTGCCTACAAGATTGTttgacataaataaatacacaatgtgCTTAAAAAGACAGTTTGAGAAGCTGTATCTGTAGTGAAGCTGCAGTAGTAGTAGCagccatagacattatatacgtagacacctCATGACGTGCTGGAACGCATCAAGCGTCGGCGCCATATTGGATGGGTCTCCTCACTGTACGCTAGCACCAGAGTCAGTGGGAGTTAACGGAAAGAAAGCCATACTATGGCCGTATTTTTTGTAGTTTACGGTTGCAATAACCGGCGCGATATTGATTCCAGATCACATGGGATTACATTTCACAAGTAAGATTGAACAATAATTTTGGTTATTTATTTacgttattatttataatattatgtcaatGTTCAGCAGGAACTGGTACTCTCTCTCATGATCTCTCGCTGTTTTTTCTTGACATTTGAAGGTTTCCCAGTGATACAGGCATGAGGAGGTAATGGGAAGTTGCTATAAAACGGGAGGGTTTTGTTGTGACAGATTCGCCAAAGCTCtgcaaagagtatagaaggaACAAGAGGTGAAACTCTGATTCGTTTTTAGCAacagccactagatggcgcttcagtagcgcggccgctatttggaatgaaaattctcacagccaattcattctcaattcattcatattaaaattaatttaatacctaatacataaaatacataattacgtaaaaattacattaaaattgtgttctaaagtactttttaagtaaaagtaaaaaagtagatgtttaatgtacttaaatataaaccaaaaacttgaaattatgaaatgtagtggagtacaAAATATGATAATATGATTTGGAAAtaagttttccaaagaaaaacactgataaaatacagatacttaaaaaaaaattaacttttatgtagaaagtagaACACTTAAGTAGTGTCTGCCTCTGTCAATATGCCATACTTAAAGAGCataatacaaagtattttaGCATGAAAGCAGTATTTTTCAATGTGTGACAGCGTCCTGTATCATAACTAAATCTCTGCCGCTTATAACAACTCAAACCGTGtgaaaattctgtaaaaattagaggagttatgattattcctcattagaaatgaatgcaagggagcgcactggagacccatccaagatggcggccgACCGATACGTCAGCTCCAATAGGCAGCTCAGTTTACGaggtgtctacgtatataatgtct is a genomic window containing:
- the LOC129453072 gene encoding sialoadhesin-like isoform X3, whose product is MNFRLSSLILLLHIQGSLTLDNFNVTCDKLNICGARRTWMSVRCDYSNINIKTGFWFSQKQRTNWRNKDEPEDLTLDSDYSGRVDQMITEDHSYLTIIDLRERDSGEYQLMFIMKDGVKHLSSVTVNLTVSGVQVKMTPESTGQRVKLSCDSSCPKTSENDYFWYKNGQHSTYNQNIFVSSSGNTNSYFCSVSFSSPSSSVCLSNSSCWGVTYTSRTVCALVGSTVNIHSSYSHPTGYTVEKTYWHYYNFLHGELGDLREVHQFAGRVEFVGNTLRIKDVNTSDSGDYQFRFITNTSDVVSGSPGVYLTVTDTHVRSSPDPVIDGEKVILSCSTGCTLDNKHTYIWYKNGQQVTDGLTLLNKLYLDSINSEELQEYSCTVREI
- the LOC129453072 gene encoding sialoadhesin-like isoform X2, producing MNFRLSSLILLLHIQGSLTLDNFNVTCDKLNICGARRTWMSVRCDYSNINIKTGFWFSQKQRTNWRNKDEPEDLTLDSDYSGRVDQMITEDHSYLTIIDLRERDSGEYQLMFIMKDGVKHLSSVTVNLTVSGVQVKMTPESTGQRVKLSCDSSCPKTSENDYFWYKNGQHSTYNQNIFVSSSGNTNSYFCSVSFSSPSSSVCLSNSSCWGVTYTSRTVCALVGSTVNIHSSYSHPTGYTVEKTYWHYYNFLHGELGDLREVHQFAGRVEFVGNTLRIKDVNTSDSGDYQFRFITNTSDVVSGSPGVYLTVTDTHVRSSPDPVIDGEKVILSCSTGCTLDNKHTYIWYKNGQQVTDGLTLLNKLYLDSINSEELQEYSCTVRDTIDKTNEAVDSSVFLSLLMFLPQFLIIEALWMW
- the LOC129453072 gene encoding sialoadhesin-like isoform X1; the encoded protein is MNFRLSSLILLLHIQGSLTLDNFNVTCDKLNICGARRTWMSVRCDYSNINIKTGFWFSQKQRTNWRNKDEPEDLTLDSDYSGRVDQMITEDHSYLTIIDLRERDSGEYQLMFIMKDGVKHLSSVTVNLTVSGVQVKMTPESTGQRVKLSCDSSCPKTSENDYFWYKNGQHSTYNQNIFVSSSGNTNSYFCSVSFSSPSSSVCLSNSSCWGVTYTSRTVCALVGSTVNIHSSYSHPTGYTVEKTYWHYYNFLHGELGDLREVHQFAGRVEFVGNTLRIKDVNTSDSGDYQFRFITNTSDVVSGSPGVYLTVTDTHVRSSPDPVIDGEKVILSCSTGCTLDNKHTYIWYKNGQQVTDGLTLLNKLYLDSINSEELQEYSCTVRDSMGKTNKTTDRNNEEMDSSVFVSLLVFLPQFLIIGAVWIW